CAAATTAAAAAGTTCTCATTAAAAATGTCCATGACTCCAATATCAGTACGGGCAATCCACAGAGAATACTAGCTACTCATTCACTTCTTGCTCCCCGATTTGAGATCCGTCTTAGATTTCCTCAACACTTTCCTAAGAGAGGAGGAGCTCTTCTTGGACTTTAGAGAggaagtggaactcttcagtgAGGACACAGAGCTTCTGAGAGAGGACTGGGAATTCCTCATTGAGGAGGTGGAACTCCTCAAAGAGGAGGCAATGCTTGACAAGGAGGTCAAAGAATCCTTTCTAGTGACCTTGAAATTTTCTTTCCCTGAAGACTTCCTCTTGCTCTTCCGTGAGTTTTCTCCTGGGGACCCCTCGGAACTTAGATCCTCACTCTCCTCCTCGGACAATGATTGCAGATCAGCCTCGGGGAATGGCTGCAACTCAGTGTCGGATTCCGAGGACTGCCCCACAGGGTCGGGGCGCAGGCCCAAGGGGTCCTCATTGGATGTGGTAGCTGGTTTCTTTACAGTTTTCAGAATGCTGTTGAGGCACTGCAGCCACTGTCTCTTGTCATGTTGATCAGCTGCTATCAGAGTGTGAGACTGACCTTTCCCCCCATCCACAAACCCCACCCGCAAAACATTCTtggctgaaaaataaaaatcaggGAATATAATTAGGATTTACATTTTGcttatttaatcataaaaaaaatcttgaatatttttctgatttgactAAGAGCTAAAATcattagataatttttttttacatccataaaattcaaaatgttgaagttcatttccttttttatttaatcattttttttttcaataccaTTCTTTTCTAGGAAAGGTTTTGGAAGCTTACCAAATAAACTCATAATATCAGATAACAGccacaaaaattattaaaacataacAAATGCACCAACCTAAAGGATACGAGTGCTTAAGTAAAATCAATAAAGCACTCTATGGTTTAAATGCTTCACTCACCTGTCTGGCCAGATCCAAAAGCACTTCTGAATGACCCCACCTTGACCTCTCCATCTTTAAGATCTTCAACAACCAACTCCTCCACCGGGATTGGTTGTCTGTACACCTGGTATCCTTGGTGACCATTCTGAGTGACCAATCGGGTAGCAACAAGCACTTTGTTGAACAGGAATATATGAAGTTTCTGCAATAGATTgaatattacaaatattaatttttggcaCAGTAGAGAAGACTCAAAATTTTTTGGATGTCATTAATGATAACACACATTAAAATCCTGCTAAAACCCTGCACATGATTTGAAAGAATTGATTTGTTATGCAgttctgtaaatattttttttaataaccactagcattttttatatcattcttGGAAACTTACACTGCCTTTGTTGTTCTTCAAGCTCCCATTACAGACAAGCATGGTTGAATTTTCCAGAGCTTCACATTTctacaaaattttttaaatcaggattatcATAATATGACATAAATTTGACAATGCAGCGtcctaattcagaaaaatagaCAATGTTTTACAAAATGCTGTAAGACTATTGCATATAGTTATTCTTACCTCTTCTTCATACAGAAAGGAAATCCTGCCGgcgtaatatttacatttggcTTCTCCTGTCTTGTGATCTGCCTCTGATATAATCTTCTCCACAATCTTAATCTGCGAACAAGCATATCCCAGTGTTTCAAATATGTTAATATCTATTTAGTCTTTATGACTACATGATATATATCAGCGTTTCAAATATTTGATAGACTTTACCAGTCTGTACAACTATAATACTGTTAGCTGATAGATAATTTACATCTAACTTACTGCTTCTAAAAGGTACTCCTTATCTTCATCTGTGTCACAGGTCTGCAAGTAAAATATCAAGTAGTCTTTATCCAGTTTAACCACTACATGTACAGTTTTGTTGGGTACAATAGTAACAATGATATCAATCAGTGCCTACTCTTCACTAATAACCTATCAACCAGAACAATGCTCAACCAAGatgaaaccaaacaaaaaaacatgcacaaaagtaaatcaatttttacaattttttttctctatgaaATGAAGTTTCTGAAATTCTCATTAAACTTCTAGATAGTATGAGAGAAAGATGAGAGAGAATCTGGAGAAGAAATGGATCGAGagttatatatatgtacttacATATTTGTGAATAGCTTTCAACAGCAAAGGGTATTTGATGAATTTTCCCCTGGCTCCATCTGAAAAGTTGTGGAGAATTTAACATAAATTCAAGCCTAATGCGCATGAGATAAATACACTAATTTTAAGAAGCATCTTGATAAAACACTTTATTATGACCATTTACCCact
This genomic window from Crassostrea angulata isolate pt1a10 chromosome 8, ASM2561291v2, whole genome shotgun sequence contains:
- the LOC128160618 gene encoding rho guanine nucleotide exchange factor 3-like isoform X2; the encoded protein is MEVLSDASSSCCVLELETLFTQTLYTPQPKKKLRKSMLRVSSIANLLSPSKSIKQEKEFQRSISFKVPPSPVTKHNVTPYKAPQPSPAKRRLSRTWSEMMSTVGHIPIQLTHRDIKRQEAIYELYQGENDLVEDLTIVKKTYRDSMEKLQLMTEWELEQIFGPVDKLIPIHEELASGLQNQRLPDGTTRDIGSLLVDWVQKLKDYIPFCANQVFGKALLDEKKNDPAVDDFLQRCQDSPFSRKLDLWTLLDGARGKFIKYPLLLKAIHKYTCDTDEDKEYLLEAIKIVEKIISEADHKTGEAKCKYYAGRISFLYEEEKCEALENSTMLVCNGSLKNNKGSKLHIFLFNKVLVATRLVTQNGHQGYQVYRQPIPVEELVVEDLKDGEVKVGSFRSAFGSGQTAKNVLRVGFVDGGKGQSHTLIAADQHDKRQWLQCLNSILKTVKKPATTSNEDPLGLRPDPVGQSSESDTELQPFPEADLQSLSEEESEDLSSEGSPGENSRKSKRKSSGKENFKVTRKDSLTSLSSIASSLRSSTSSMRNSQSSLRSSVSSLKSSTSSLKSKKSSSSLRKVLRKSKTDLKSGSKK
- the LOC128160618 gene encoding rho guanine nucleotide exchange factor 3-like isoform X1, which gives rise to MPSAEDENVFRLPEVKDEKKSRRHSIIGIGFDIPKLGKRKRKQADEDSISIQSYDPNKSKKKLRKSMLRVSSIANLLSPSKSIKQEKEFQRSISFKVPPSPVTKHNVTPYKAPQPSPAKRRLSRTWSEMMSTVGHIPIQLTHRDIKRQEAIYELYQGENDLVEDLTIVKKTYRDSMEKLQLMTEWELEQIFGPVDKLIPIHEELASGLQNQRLPDGTTRDIGSLLVDWVQKLKDYIPFCANQVFGKALLDEKKNDPAVDDFLQRCQDSPFSRKLDLWTLLDGARGKFIKYPLLLKAIHKYTCDTDEDKEYLLEAIKIVEKIISEADHKTGEAKCKYYAGRISFLYEEEKCEALENSTMLVCNGSLKNNKGSKLHIFLFNKVLVATRLVTQNGHQGYQVYRQPIPVEELVVEDLKDGEVKVGSFRSAFGSGQTAKNVLRVGFVDGGKGQSHTLIAADQHDKRQWLQCLNSILKTVKKPATTSNEDPLGLRPDPVGQSSESDTELQPFPEADLQSLSEEESEDLSSEGSPGENSRKSKRKSSGKENFKVTRKDSLTSLSSIASSLRSSTSSMRNSQSSLRSSVSSLKSSTSSLKSKKSSSSLRKVLRKSKTDLKSGSKK